A part of Streptomyces sp. DSM 40750 genomic DNA contains:
- a CDS encoding helix-turn-helix domain-containing protein gives MNRNPHLNELGEFLKARRAEVSPSEVGLRGGQRRRVSGLRREEVALLASISTEYYTRIEQGRLQASAPLLNEIAQSLRLNDDQRTYLFDLAAKERVRPTASGDRQQVDRQLQRMLDDLTASPAFVIGRRTDILGWNQLAAALWADFGRYPEQERVFVRLLFTEPWMRELYADWEEVTRLAIAQLRMESARYPGDQRLTALVEELSARDAQFREWWTAHDVAMRGKGIKKLRHPVVGELTLDWNTLTCGTDPDQHIIVWNAEPGSPSHDGLRLLSSWAADQKRTASDTVA, from the coding sequence ATGAATCGCAACCCTCATCTGAACGAGCTGGGTGAGTTCCTCAAGGCCCGCCGTGCCGAGGTCAGTCCTTCCGAGGTCGGACTCCGCGGAGGGCAACGGCGGCGTGTGAGCGGTCTGCGCCGTGAGGAAGTGGCCCTTCTCGCCTCGATCAGCACCGAGTACTACACGCGAATCGAGCAGGGCCGTCTCCAGGCGTCGGCCCCCCTCCTGAACGAAATCGCCCAGTCGCTCCGCCTGAACGACGACCAGCGCACCTACCTCTTCGACCTCGCGGCGAAAGAGCGAGTGCGGCCGACTGCGTCAGGCGACCGCCAGCAGGTGGATAGGCAGTTGCAGCGCATGCTGGACGATCTCACCGCCTCCCCGGCCTTCGTCATCGGCCGGCGCACCGACATCCTGGGCTGGAACCAGCTCGCCGCCGCCCTGTGGGCCGATTTCGGACGCTACCCGGAGCAGGAGCGCGTGTTCGTCCGGCTGCTGTTCACCGAACCCTGGATGCGCGAGCTGTACGCCGACTGGGAGGAGGTCACCCGGTTGGCCATCGCCCAGCTGCGCATGGAGAGCGCGCGCTACCCCGGCGACCAGCGCCTCACCGCGCTGGTCGAGGAGCTCTCCGCCCGTGACGCGCAGTTCCGGGAGTGGTGGACGGCGCATGACGTCGCGATGCGGGGCAAGGGCATCAAGAAGCTCCGTCACCCGGTGGTGGGCGAGCTGACACTTGACTGGAACACGCTCACGTGTGGCACGGACCCCGACCAGCACATCATCGTGTGGAACGCCGAACCCGGTTCCCCGTCCCACGACGGGCTGCGCCTCCTGTCCTCCTGGGCCGCGGACCAGAAGCGGACAGCGTCCGACACCGTCGCGTAA
- a CDS encoding zinc-dependent alcohol dehydrogenase family protein: MRATIIHGPGDIRVENAPEPKIVAPTDAVIRTVATCVCGSDLWSYRGINPVREPQPIGHEYVGIVEEVGRDVTTVRPGQFVIGSFIASDNSCPICRAGYHTSCQHRDFPNGCQAEYVRVPLADGTLVATPEQPAEELIPDLLTLSDVMGTGWYAARAAEVKPGSTAVVVGDGAVGLCGVIAAKELGAERVIAMSRHESRQKLALEFGATDIVTERGEEGVARVKELTSGIGADSVLECVGTQESMQQALLSTRPGGNVGFVGMPHDVRIDGQQLFFSHVGLRGGPAPVRAYLPDLIERVFSGRINPGKVFDLTLPLDEVAEGYKAMDERRAIKALLRP; encoded by the coding sequence ATGCGAGCAACCATCATTCACGGCCCCGGGGACATCCGGGTGGAGAACGCCCCCGAGCCGAAGATCGTGGCGCCCACGGACGCGGTCATCCGTACCGTCGCCACCTGCGTGTGCGGCTCCGACCTGTGGAGCTACCGGGGCATCAACCCGGTCAGGGAGCCGCAGCCGATCGGCCACGAGTACGTCGGCATCGTCGAGGAGGTCGGCCGCGACGTCACGACCGTCCGGCCCGGCCAGTTCGTCATCGGCTCCTTCATCGCCTCCGACAACAGCTGCCCGATCTGCCGGGCCGGCTACCACACCTCCTGTCAGCACCGTGACTTCCCCAACGGCTGCCAGGCCGAGTACGTCCGCGTCCCCCTCGCCGACGGCACCCTGGTCGCCACCCCGGAGCAGCCGGCCGAGGAGCTGATCCCGGATCTGCTGACCCTGTCCGACGTCATGGGCACCGGCTGGTACGCCGCCAGGGCGGCCGAGGTCAAGCCCGGGTCGACGGCCGTGGTCGTCGGTGACGGAGCCGTCGGCCTGTGCGGCGTCATCGCCGCGAAGGAACTGGGCGCCGAACGCGTCATCGCGATGAGCCGACACGAGTCCCGGCAGAAGCTGGCCCTGGAGTTCGGCGCGACCGACATCGTCACCGAGCGCGGCGAGGAAGGCGTCGCCCGCGTGAAGGAGCTGACGAGCGGTATCGGCGCCGACTCGGTGCTGGAGTGCGTGGGCACGCAGGAGTCGATGCAGCAGGCCCTGCTGTCCACCCGACCCGGCGGCAACGTCGGCTTCGTCGGCATGCCGCACGACGTGCGGATCGACGGCCAGCAGCTCTTCTTCTCCCACGTCGGGCTGCGTGGTGGCCCCGCCCCCGTGCGGGCCTACCTTCCCGACCTCATCGAGCGCGTCTTCAGCGGCCGTATCAACCCGGGCAAGGTCTTCGACCTCACCCTGCCCCTGGACGAGGTCGCCGAAGGTTACAAGGCCATGGACGAGCGGCGCGCCATCAAGGCACTGCTGCGTCCATGA
- a CDS encoding DUF2255 family protein — translation MPIWVVRDGEDLYVRSFRGTDGGWWRASHEGHIRSGGVDKDVTFVEVAESEINDRVDTAYRTRYDRFGGAYVNPMVAARSTTLRLVPR, via the coding sequence GTGCCGATCTGGGTCGTCCGCGACGGTGAGGACCTGTACGTCCGTTCCTTCCGCGGTACGGACGGCGGCTGGTGGCGCGCGAGCCACGAGGGGCACATCCGCTCCGGCGGCGTCGACAAGGACGTCACCTTCGTCGAGGTGGCGGAGTCCGAGATCAACGACCGCGTCGACACCGCGTACCGCACCAGGTACGACCGCTTCGGCGGCGCGTACGTCAACCCCATGGTCGCCGCACGTTCGACAACACTGCGGCTGGTCCCCCGATGA
- a CDS encoding Na+/H+ antiporter: protein MAPTDATAVGALAGSLPRRQITVLRAESLVNDGTALVIYGLAVGITVGEEHLTLPHVGALFLLAYGGGAAVGVAVAWINMNLRRRLDDPLLGNLVMILAPFTAYLLAELIHASGVLAVVVSGLIMAQVAPSLIRAEHRRQALAFWPLATFIINGALFVLVGVELQYALRHLGRSDVRDALIAIGVVSAVLVAVRFAFLFSSAYLIRVIDRRPEQRLRRMSHRARVVSGFAGFRGAVSLAVALSVPEALDSGEPFPDRAFIVFVTSGVIVVTLVVQGLLLPGVVRWARLPRDTSVDDEHVLAETMATEEAITALPQLAAELGTTPKVMEWLRQEYEAHLATVRARGAGTDDDPALLHNRHYTDLRLALIAHKRATVVRLRDEREIDDTVLRRLQAALDSEEVRLAGREQVE, encoded by the coding sequence GTGGCTCCCACCGATGCCACAGCGGTCGGCGCTCTGGCCGGCTCCCTGCCGCGCCGTCAGATCACCGTGCTACGTGCGGAAAGCCTCGTCAACGACGGCACCGCGCTGGTCATCTACGGTCTGGCGGTCGGTATCACCGTCGGCGAGGAGCACCTCACCCTGCCGCACGTCGGAGCGCTGTTCCTCCTGGCGTACGGCGGCGGGGCCGCGGTGGGTGTGGCGGTCGCCTGGATCAACATGAACCTGCGACGCCGCCTGGACGATCCCCTGCTCGGCAATCTCGTCATGATCCTGGCCCCGTTCACGGCATATCTGCTCGCCGAACTGATCCACGCCTCCGGTGTCCTCGCGGTCGTCGTGAGCGGGTTGATCATGGCTCAGGTGGCACCAAGTCTCATCCGTGCCGAGCACCGCCGCCAGGCACTGGCCTTCTGGCCCCTGGCCACGTTCATCATCAACGGCGCGCTCTTCGTCCTGGTCGGAGTGGAACTCCAGTACGCGCTCCGTCACTTGGGCCGATCCGACGTCAGAGATGCCCTGATCGCGATCGGAGTGGTCAGCGCGGTGCTGGTCGCGGTCCGGTTCGCGTTCCTGTTCTCCTCCGCCTACCTGATCCGCGTGATCGACCGGCGTCCCGAGCAGCGGTTGCGAAGAATGAGTCACCGGGCCCGTGTCGTGAGTGGGTTCGCGGGCTTCCGCGGCGCGGTGTCGCTCGCCGTGGCCCTCTCCGTACCGGAGGCCCTCGACTCGGGTGAGCCCTTCCCCGACCGCGCCTTCATCGTCTTCGTCACCTCCGGCGTCATCGTGGTGACCCTCGTGGTGCAGGGACTGCTGCTGCCGGGCGTGGTGCGCTGGGCCCGGCTGCCGCGCGACACCTCCGTCGACGACGAGCACGTCCTCGCCGAGACCATGGCAACCGAGGAGGCCATCACAGCGCTGCCGCAACTCGCTGCCGAACTGGGCACCACCCCGAAGGTCATGGAGTGGCTGCGCCAGGAGTACGAGGCCCACCTGGCAACCGTACGGGCCAGAGGCGCGGGCACCGACGACGATCCCGCCCTGCTGCACAACCGCCACTACACCGACCTCCGCCTCGCCCTGATCGCGCACAAGCGCGCAACCGTCGTCCGCCTTCGCGACGAGCGAGAGATCGACGACACCGTGCTGCGTCGGCTTCAAGCCGCCCTGGACAGCGAAGAGGTGCGGCTGGCCGGACGCGAGCAGGTGGAGTGA
- a CDS encoding LacI family DNA-binding transcriptional regulator yields MTREARRGGSSGAPRSVDVARLAGVSQKTVSRVFNDEPYVSADVRRRVLDAAEELGYRLNSAARALASGRTRSIGVVTLGTALYGPASLIMGVERAVRDTGYTLRVVNTMEGDPAGVAGAVDSLLDQGVDGIVISEPIDDGYDGDLSARLDVPVLVLGAPPFPAPKALAAGVGADLMAHTATEHLLELGHDTVHHLAGPQRWYAAQDRLEGWRAALTEHDRTVPPVVEGDWSASSGYAAGRELASDGNLTAVFAANDDMAIGLIRALTEAGLRVPEDVSVVGFDDIPVAAYVTPPLTTVRQPFDAVAQEGLKRLVHTIENPQADPLPASDPPIDLVVRASTAPPPTRQARPGRRTASRSSRGRRSPPLNGGTNAHN; encoded by the coding sequence ATGACGCGAGAGGCAAGACGGGGCGGGAGTTCCGGCGCACCGCGCAGCGTGGACGTGGCCCGGCTGGCGGGCGTCTCGCAGAAGACGGTGTCCCGGGTCTTCAACGACGAGCCGTACGTCTCCGCCGATGTGCGCCGACGCGTCCTCGACGCCGCCGAGGAACTCGGCTACCGGCTGAACAGCGCCGCCCGGGCGCTGGCCTCGGGACGTACACGGTCCATCGGCGTGGTAACGCTGGGGACCGCCCTGTACGGACCAGCCTCGCTGATCATGGGAGTCGAGCGCGCCGTACGCGACACGGGGTACACCCTCCGCGTGGTCAACACCATGGAAGGCGACCCGGCGGGAGTCGCCGGTGCCGTGGACTCGCTCCTCGATCAGGGCGTGGACGGCATCGTCATCTCTGAGCCGATCGACGACGGCTACGACGGAGACCTCTCAGCCCGACTCGACGTGCCCGTCCTCGTCCTCGGCGCGCCGCCGTTCCCCGCACCGAAGGCGCTGGCCGCCGGCGTCGGCGCCGACCTGATGGCGCACACGGCCACCGAACACCTGCTGGAGCTGGGGCACGACACCGTCCACCACCTCGCCGGTCCGCAACGGTGGTACGCCGCCCAGGACCGTCTGGAGGGCTGGCGGGCGGCGCTCACAGAGCACGACAGAACGGTGCCGCCCGTCGTCGAGGGCGACTGGTCGGCCTCGTCCGGCTACGCGGCGGGCCGTGAACTGGCCTCCGACGGCAACCTGACCGCGGTGTTCGCCGCCAACGACGACATGGCGATCGGCCTCATCCGCGCACTGACGGAGGCCGGCCTGCGCGTGCCGGAGGACGTCAGCGTCGTCGGTTTCGACGACATCCCCGTCGCCGCCTATGTGACTCCTCCTCTCACCACGGTTCGCCAACCCTTCGACGCCGTGGCACAGGAGGGACTCAAGCGCCTCGTGCACACCATCGAGAACCCGCAGGCAGATCCCTTGCCGGCGAGTGATCCACCGATCGACCTCGTGGTGCGCGCCTCGACCGCGCCCCCACCGACCCGGCAAGCACGTCCTGGTCGGCGTACCGCCTCTCGTTCGAGTCGGGGTCGGCGCAGTCCACCCCTGAACGGAGGTACGAACGCCCATAACTGA